TGCTCCCCAAATTCTGAGCAGCCCGGGTCTGGATGATTAACCTCTTCCATGATCCTGTTAATAAGATTCCATTTAAGTGTGCTTATTATCTCATAGGGTTTTCATGAGAATTCAGTGAGTTACTATATCTAAGTGTTTAGTccaatgtctggcacataattATACCAGGTAATGAGttttactattattgttatttattgaATTTGGCTCTCAAATAAGTGTTTTTATGTGAGAAAGGTTGAGTTCTTCATTTAAAGGGTTTGCTGGTATTCTGCATTTTGTCAGAAAACAACAGGTACAAAGTTCCTGAAGCTGGAATGAATACAGTGAGTTTGAGTCCAGCTGAGGGGTGAGTATGGgccggggctggggggagggttgGGGGCTTACTGGAGGGAATCAGTTGTTAGGACTTTTTAGGGCTTGGTTTTTGTTCagtggcgtctgactctttgcaaccccaaggactgcagcacaccaggcttccctgaccttcactatcttgggagtttgcttaaactcatgttcattgagttgatgaggtcttccagccatctcatcctctgtcaccctcttttcctcttgccctcaacctttctcatcagaatcttttccagtgagtcagctcttcacatgaagtggccaaagtactggagcttcagcttcagtactagtccttctaaagaatattcagggttgatttcctttaggattgactgatctgatctcCTTGTAGGGCAGGATAGGGAAGTGGAATTTTATTCAAGGCCGCTGAAGAGTTTTGAGCAGAAGTGTGATATTATCTGATTGGATCTTTACAAGACTAcactggctgctgtgtggagaatggattttagtggaggtgagggtgggtAAATGTTTTCATCCACGGAGGCTTGGGTGTGTTGTAGCCCCCAGTCCTATAAAAAGGCATCACGATTAAGCTCAAAAGTTCAACTTAAATAAGGACCACAGGAGATGATGATTTCTAGGGGTGTTGGGAGTAAACCCCTGGTGACTCTGCCTTGGCGATAGGGGGTGAAACTGAACACAACAGATGAATGAAGATAgaatctgcttttatttccaaacatTAAGTGTATTTTGAACCTGACTGTCCCGCTGCTTAAAATGCACAGTGGGTTCCTGTACGAAATCTGGGGAAGTGGTTGCGGAGGAGAGAGTGACAGCCTGACATCCAGGGTCATTCACCCCAGAAATGGATGCACTCCCACGGGTACCCAGACTTTGGAAGAGTATAGCAAGTAAAATGATGACCTGTCTTCTTGGTTTTTATGACAGCTCAATGGAGGCTCTGTTATGAATGTTTGGACTTGCGTTTGTAAAAATAGTCCTTAAAGCCTCTCTCTATGGTagcacatgtctctgcttttcactttcatgcattggagagggaaatggcaacccactccagtgttcttgcctggagaatcccagggacgggggagcctggtgggctgccatctatggggtcgcacagagtcggacacgactgaaatgacttagcagcagcagcctctgggGTCATTAGGCCATCGTTCAACACTGCTGTTTCCAGGAGAGGCACTAGGGTGTCTGGGCTGGACTTGGGGGTGTGGTGGACACCCTGAGTTTGAATCTCCACTTCTCCACTTGTAGCTGAGTTTCTGTAGATGTCTTTACTTCCCTGAGTATCAGATGctcctctgtaaaataagaatgaGCCTCATGTTTGCCTCAAGGGGTTATGCAGAGATCAAAGAATCAAGTGCCCGTAAGGAACTTAGCACAGTTCCTGCCATGGGGTCAGCACTCCATGTGATGTGTATATCTGACTGAGCAGTGTGCTCATGCGAAAGTGCTCtgtgtccctgctttttaaaaggTGGTCCCCAGACCGGCAGCCATACCCTGTGGGAGCTTGTCAGAGTCAGAAATTCAGCATCTGAGAGAGTaacattgacacatatacacactgctgctgctaagtcacttcagtcatgtctgactctgtgagaccccgtagacagcagcccaccaggctcccctgtccctgggattctccaggcaaacactggagcgggtagccatttccttctcactaCCAAGTGTCAAATAGCTTttgagaagctgctgtatagcacagggtgctcggcttgatgctctgtgatgacctagaggggtgggatgctggggggaggggtgagagggaagctcaagagagaggatgtatgtatacgtatagGCGTTCacatcattgtacagcagaaactaacacaacattgtataacAATTATACtcgaattaaaaataaattagaaaataaaggattaaaaaaaaagaaactcagaacCTTTGGCTTCACTCCCAATCTGTTGAATTAGCTTTAGGGCTTGAGCAAGATCTTGGGTGATTCCAGCAGATGTTTCTGTTCAGAAACACTGCTCTGGGCTAAAGTGTACATAGAAAGGGCAGCTGGATCCGTTTTGATTGTGGAAAACTGTTGGCAGCATTGTGTTGGTGCAAAAAGACATCAGCCTCATGGCACAAAATATACAGAGACCCCGAAGTAGCTGGGCATTCTTGGGCAGTCATGTTTGGGACAGaggttcttcatctgtaaagtgactCATCTATGTCAGAGACTTGTTGacagtataaatgaaataatgtgaaaGCTAATATAAAAGAGGGCAAAGTAtgttatttttatcttgtttgcATAGAAAAAGGACATCATAATCCCTAGAGCTGTCAATACTATTTTCAAAGAATTCGGTTCCCCATTTTCCACATCAATTTTCCAGGAGGCAGTGGACAAGACCTATTATTTGGTGTCTCGATTAAAATAATGCAGAGTGACAGTGGCCCAGGAATTTCAGCCTGATATTTTTGGAAACTAAATGGGAAAGTTTTGTAGTTTGGCTAAAAAGCATTGCCCTAGAAAAGGCCAGCAGCGCTGTCAATGGGGATGTTTATGCCATTGATAAAATAGTCACGGAATTGCAGTAGATGGCCACGGGCAGAAGCCAGCGGGATGCTTCCGGGTGGTGTGGTTCAATGTGACACATGTTTATCAGCCACAAAAgcctttttttaattatttccaaACATCACAACCAAAGCAAGAAACAAATCCTATTGTTCACATTAGCACAGATCAAGTACAGAAAGCCTCAGTATATTACAGCACAAGAAAAATACACAGTTGTATACCAAAGACAGCATAATGTAAGAATTCGTGGGAGAGGGGAACGTGGGGACAACCAGAAAGTACAGTCTGAAGtcctctggggaggaggggggtCTGACAGATGCTCGCAGCACACACCTGTGGACAGAGCTCATCAGCAAGGCTCACCCTGTGTTCACAGGAGCGAATCTCTACTTGATTCAGTATAGACCTTGACAACAGGGTCACCCAACTTTAACACCATGTCAAACGAAAGGAATGGTGAACCAGAAACCATCCTCCGTCATACATCATCACATCACATAGAAAACCCATGACAGAGACACAGTTCTTATGAGCAAAACAGCTTTCAAGAAAATCACAGGCAGCTCAGAGTTTAACTCCCTGAAACTCCAGTCCAGCAATTTCTTGAGACATATGCCCTCCCACCCACAATTCCCTCTcttattttaaagacagaaaagaaaccataggaaaaatttgcctttttaaaataggGAAATATATACCTTAAAATAGCAAGGCATCAAAATACTTTGTACATGGGTATGTTCTGATTTTCCAAAGCACTTTATCTCTCTTTCATTAGAGTTTTGAAAGATGCCCTGTGTTGAATGCAAACAAacccaacaacaacagaaacaaccGTAATAGTACAAAATGGAATAACACAATAGTAATAACAAAAATAGAAGTGGGTTCCATTCCCATGCTATTTCTTTCGGAGGGGGGCTGGCGATGGAGTCAAGAAGGGGGGCAAACAGCATAGCATTACTTCTTCCACGAAGAGGTCATTGTTTTTAGGAGGTTGTTTTTACCATAAATAGGGTGATAGACTAGGAGTCTAGTCTCTTATGAAATGAGAGTAAAGCCATTCAAGCTAGGTGTTAGTAGCTGTAACAGGTTTGCTTGGGGGAGATTCCAGCTACCCTTACTGTTATGGCAAATCCTTGAGTCTGTCTGACTTGAAGCATGAAGGAGTGGGTAGGAAGCAGGGCTCAGGCAGGGGTCCAAGACCCTGGGTGCATGGAAATGAATGCAGACAGCACTCAGAGCAGCCTCCATGGATTCCCCCAAGGGACTATTTGAGAAATCAGAGCTTGTGACTTACCCACGTAGGCATCCTTTCAACAGAGCCTGTTAGATACTGTTTTTCCCTTTCAACCAAAGGCTCTCTGcaagcttaaaaacaaaaagacaccTAGGATCATGACTGTAACACTCTTTTGTTTGTCTTATAAGTAGTAATCTGCCTTGTTGCTAAACACCTGGGCCAGCTGGAGGGTGGAAAGTGACCAGACTGAGAACCCTTGCTACGGCCCCACGTCTTATCCCAAGTTCATGCCGTTGCAGCTGCAGAGGATCTCCTTGAAGGTGTTGCGCAGCTCCAGGCTCCGGAAGGCGTAGATGAGCGGGTCGATGACGGAGTTACACATGATGAGGACCAGGTAGGTATTGAAGTGGGCAGTGTAGCAGACGCAGTAGGGGTTGGTGGGGCAGGTTATTATGAGGACGAGGTGGAGGAAGAAGGGGGCCCAGCAGAAGACGAAGACCCCCAGCAGGATGGTGATGGTGACCGCCCCCTTCATGCAGGAGTGCTGCTGCGGGGCCGCTCCGTCAGCGGGCGGCAGCGCGGCGATGCGCTTGACGTGCAGCCGGGCGAAGAGGAACATGTGCACGTAGAGGGTGCCCATGAGCAGCAGCATGGCAAGGAACATGGTGACCAGGCACACGATGACCATCTTGCTCTCGGAGTAGACGATGAACACCACACCGCAGATGCCGCAGCCCAGCCAGATGGCCGCGATCAGGGCCAGTGCCTTCCTCACGGTCATGATGCTGTGGTAGCGGAGCGCGTAGAAGATGGTGACGTACCTGTCGACTGCAATGGCCAGGAGGTTGCAGATGGAGGCCACCAGGGAGATGCAGGTCATGGAGTCAAAGACGTTGTCCATGTGCTGGATGAACTGGTCCTCCAACGTCAGGTAGTCGCTGTTGACCACGGCGATCATGACGGTCTCCAGGGCATTGGACACGCTCACCAGCATGTCGGCCACGGCCAGGCTgcagaggaagaagtacatgggggagTGCAGGTTGCCGTTCCTGACCACGGCCAGGATGACCAGGATGTTTTCCAGCAGGCTGATGATGCCCAGGGCCAGGAAGACCTCGGGCTTGATGAAGACCTGCTCACAGAAGCGGCTGCTGCTCTGGTTGCTGAAGGAAGGGGCAGCGACTTGCTCTGAGCTGTTAGGCAGCATTGGTTGAGCCGAGTGCAGACAGCACGAAGCATTCATCGCTCACAGACAGCTGGCTGATCGGAGCGGGGGCTCCAGCAGGGTCCTgaggctgtggctgctgctgtggctgctgctatcaggaaagaaaaaaagtctccCCCCTGATCCTGGTTTTAGATGCTTGTCCAGTGTTAGATTTTGTTCTTCCCCGGAATAAaaggatggagagagggagagaaagagacaggtcgggagagagagagaaagacagaggaaaaagTCGGCTTGGATTCCTACAGAAAACTTCCCTGTGCTTCTCCAGGACGATCAGTTTTAGAGAaacttatctctctctctcccttccttctgtctccctctctttccccctctcACATCCCAACCTGGGAACAGAAAACCAGCCACTAGCTGCTACAGTTACGGCAGTTTTCATAGCAAGACGGGGGACGTGGTACCTGTTGTGAGGAGTGCGGGGGAAACACTCAGTTTTTATACATTGGCTGGAGGCAAACAACTCCTACTTAATCTTCAGAGCGGCGAAATGACCACTGAGCATCCGACGTCTCTCTGACTGACAGCAGAACCGGCTCCCAGGAATCGGACCCAGAGATTCAAAAGCAGTCTACTGCCCTCTGCAGGTCAGACCGCGCATCTGTTCTCTGGCTGGGCTGAGCAGTTTTTGTCATGGAAACGGCCACAGCCATCCTTTCGTCCACGGAttatttgttcattctttttcttttttggtggcaaacatttattaagaaccTGCCATGTGTTAGGTTTCTGCCCCGTGCAGGAAATTCAGTGGTGAGCAAGACAAACACACCATCCTTGTTTCTCCCAGACTCAGAGTCTGGGGTGGGAGATGAGAAATCCAGCAGTTTTATTACAGTGTGATGCATGCTTGAATGGGGgaatgccaggggctgggggagctcTGAGGGGGCCCCCTAACCTGCTGATCAAGGGAAGTTCCTGGAGGAAGGGGCTTCTAAGCTTTGACTTCAAAGAACAGAGGTGATGCCCAGTGGTGAGGTGAGAGCTGGGGTtgatggagagagaagaggattccaggcagagggaataacATGCTTACAGCCTGGAGGCTAAAAGCAGTGGTTCTACACGTGGCTGTGGGAATCTGTAGAATGTGTTCCTGGGGATCGCATTTGACCTTCTGAAACAGAATCACCCAGGGGTAGTACCTGGGCAGgtgcattttcagtttttaagggGTGAGGGGAGAACAGAGCCAAGGTTGAGATCAACAGAAAAGAGAGCTTGATGCTTTTCGAAGGACTTTAGTTTTCTCTGGCCAGAGTGTGGAGCTGGGAGACACAATTTGAGAAATgagtctgcttttctttttattttaaggcGAGAGGGGCCAGGCTCCTGAAGGACAGTCTCAGCTGAGTGTGGGAGTTTTGGACTGTGGGGCAGTGGGGGGGCTGTGGGAAAGAGGAGGTGGggtttgcattttagaaagattcCCTTTGCATGGTGGAGACTGCTGTGGGAGGGGATGAGTCAGGAGCCTGTGGGGCCAGGGCTGCAGAGATTAACAGGGAGATGATGGCATCCTGAAGCAAGGAGGTGGCCACAGGGCAAAGGGAGGAGTGGACAGAGATCCTTAGGATATAGGGTCCTGGAGATTAAAGTGTGATGGGATGTGGGACAGTGCAGGGAACACCTGCACTTCCTTCTTAAGTACCTGGGAGAACAGAGATGCCATTTGAGCTGGAAAAATGTAttggttggccaaaagttcattcaggttttctgtACCATCTAATGGAAAAAGCCCAAATGAACtttgtggccaacccaataaaaggCAGAATTTAGCACTGAATTTTTAATACTTAGCTTATGTCAGATGTGAGGTTGGACAGGAGGATGATGTAAACTCTGGACACACTGAGTCCCCTTGCCACCCCCATCCCCCTGCTGCATACCTGCACATCAATTACTGGTCCACTGATGCTCTGATTATCCAACTATCCACTAactatggatgtgagtgtgactGGGTGTGTATTAGACAGAAGAAATGTGCATACAAAGTAGATGAAATCTTAGAATATTTATGAAACTGTGGGGTGGAGAGGTCTTATTGAAAATATAGGCAACCAGAGGGGTAAAGGGATAGGGAGTTTGCGATGGACATGTGCACATGgctatacttatttattttattgtatttatttatttttaatggattgatgattgctttcaatattggtttgatttctgttatacatcaatatgaattagCTACAGGTGtacatgtctcctccctcttgaaactccctcccacttcccaccctttcccactcctccaggttgttacagagccccggtttgagttccctgagtcatacagcaaatttgcAAGTAAAAATAGGCATTTTacatatgttgctgctgctgctaagtcgcttcagtcgtgtccgactgtgctaccccatagatggcagcccaccaggctcccccgtccctgggattctccaggcaagaacactggagtgggttgtcattttcttctccaatgcatgaaagtgaaaagtgaaagtgaagtcgctcagtcgtgtccgacttttagcgaccccatggactgcagcctactaggcttctccatccatgaattttccaggcaagagtactggagtggggtgccattgccttctacttaCATAtgttacacactgctatatttaaactggataaccaacaaggacctactgtatagcaagggaactctgctcagtgttgtgtggcaacctggatgggaggggagtttgagggaggatggatacatgtatatgtatggctgggtccctttactgtctacctgaaactatcacaacattgttaatcagctgtaccccgatacaaaataaaaaggttttctttaaaaaaaaaaaaaaggataggcaATAAATTAAGTGTGAAAAAAGGCACCATAAACAAAGTCAGAAGACAAACAGGAAGAAAAGACTTGCCGTAGTCAAAGGTTACTATCTCTTCAATACAAAGAATGTTTTCACATTAATAAGAAAGAGATGATTTACCTCTTAGAACAAGGGGCTAAAGACAGGAATAGAAATTTGCTGAAGAGGAAATGCAAGTGACTGATAAatttatgaaaagatgttcacccTTCTGTGGAgtctgggaaatgcaaatcaaacttcAGATTGACAAGGATGTAAAAGATATCATCTTCAGCTGAGAGTGCTGGGAGAATGACACTTCTGATTTTTGTGGATAGTCTTATCATTTTCAATttctactaaaataaaaaaaaaatgcatctgagTGTGGATTCCAGTCTGTGAACTGAGTGAGGGGCATGAAAAACACTTGTATTCATTTTGAACAAAGTGACTTCATTTCTGATGCTAAACCTCTCATGTTCCAGATTGGGGAAAAGAAAATCCTAATTCTCATGGGGGTTTCTCTTCCTCAGCCTCTGGGTCACAGAGAGAGGTGTGTTTATACTGTTCTGGTCTGTGGTTTCGGGGGCACTTGTCTTACCTGTAAAGCTCAGACTGCGAGGTCTTTCCCCTGCTTTGGGCTGAGCACAGACATCATTCTCTGTTTATGCATCCTTGAGAGCGAGCAGGCGGGGCCTGGCACTTCAGACCTGTATCCTCAGAGGTGCCCTCATCCCGTCATCCCCAATGAGTGTTGATGTGGTCTTCTCTAAGCTCTACTCTCTGCTTTCCTGGGGGAGCAGCCCAGACACAGCTCCTTTTAAACTGACATGGTACTTTGTTTTTGACATCCGTGACTGCCTTTGTTTTGTagagaagttcatttgtacccttttttagattccacatgtaagtgatatcatacgataGTTGCCTTTTTCTGTCTGAGTGTCCAAATATTTTAATCCTATGCCTTGAAAGAGTTTTACTTAATAAGATTTACTTatttaagtttattttgtttttggccacactgcacagcataagggatcttagtttcctgatcaaggattgaactcacacccaCTGCGGTGGAAGTTCAGGGTCCCAGCTATTGGGATGTCAGGCAAAACACCCTAAGATCTATTTTTATTCAGACTCTAGGTTCCTAATATTTTTATGCCTGTaaatttcactttactttttttaaattgagacatATATTCCAGAAAATTCATGATTTTGAAGTATGTGtttcagtgggttttttttttttttcatcgtcATGAGATTGCAcagccatcaccactgtctaattcCAGGACAGTTTCATAACTTGGTCTCCATTAGAAGTCACTCCTTGTTTGCTACTTCCCTCAGCCTCTGACAATTACTAATATACTTTCTGTCCCTATGTGACGGTACAAAATATGCTCATTGAGGCTGTGTTTATCTTCTGGATCACAAAGTCTCCATTTTCCAATTTTTCAAATTCAAAACAAGCAAAACCAACAGCTGTAAGTGGAAATGTAAGTTGGGCttgccactatggaaaatggagggtccttaaaaaactagaaatagaaatagaaatgatccagcaatcccactcctgcctgggcatatatccagaaaagatgaaactcTAATTTggaaatatacatgcaccccagtgtccatagcag
This portion of the Ovis canadensis isolate MfBH-ARS-UI-01 breed Bighorn chromosome 13, ARS-UI_OviCan_v2, whole genome shotgun sequence genome encodes:
- the MC3R gene encoding melanocortin receptor 3: MNASCCLHSAQPMLPNSSEQVAAPSFSNQSSSRFCEQVFIKPEVFLALGIISLLENILVILAVVRNGNLHSPMYFFLCSLAVADMLVSVSNALETVMIAVVNSDYLTLEDQFIQHMDNVFDSMTCISLVASICNLLAIAVDRYVTIFYALRYHSIMTVRKALALIAAIWLGCGICGVVFIVYSESKMVIVCLVTMFLAMLLLMGTLYVHMFLFARLHVKRIAALPPADGAAPQQHSCMKGAVTITILLGVFVFCWAPFFLHLVLIITCPTNPYCVCYTAHFNTYLVLIMCNSVIDPLIYAFRSLELRNTFKEILCSCNGMNLG